Part of the Pseudomonas sp. ADAK13 genome is shown below.
GGGCCTGAGCCGCAACGTGACGCGAACCCGTTTGATCAAGATCGGTGAACTGGCGGTAAACAAGCGACGCCCCGGCGAGAACGTACAGGGCGAACGCATGCTGCACCTGTCAATTTAGGCGGCAGTGCAAGGCGTTGTCATGGCTGCGCTCGATGCTGCGCAGCACCTGGAACGAACCGAAGGTCACCGCCGTGGCCTGGTGGGCGCGGATCAGCGTCCAGAAATCTTCCTCACCGTGCTCAAAACACTTGAAGGCCGCCTCCCCGTCTTCGCGGGAGCGCCATTGCAGGCAGCTGAGCACCCGGCGTCCATCATCGCTGACCTGCACACTGGCATTGATAAAGCCGCCATGGCCTTGGGCCAAACGCTCGCTCTGGGACGACAGGGCCGCCACCAAAGCCGATTGCTGCTGAGGTTCGATCTGGAATTCGACCATCTGGGTGAAACTCAGACTCTTCTCTGATACCTGCATGAACATTTCCCTCTCACTGTAGGCACAATCTTGCGATTCGATGCCACGCAGGGTAAAACCTCTAGTTAAGTCAAGGTCAAGGGCTTTTTCATGGTCACCAAAGAACTCACCGTCGGCCAGTTGGCGGCCCGCAGCGGCGTGGCGGTCACCGCGCTGCACTTCTATGAAACCAAGGGGTTGATCAAGAGCAACCGCAACGCCGGCAATCAACGACGCTACCCGCGGGACGTGTTGCGCCGGGTGGTGGTGATCAAGATTGCCCAGCGTTTGGGCATCCCCCTGGCGACGATCCATGAGGCGCTGCAAACCTTGCCCGATGGCCGCACGCCAACGGCTGCCGACTGGGAACGCCTGTCTGCGCTGTGGCGTGAGGATTTGGACCAGCGCATCGACAAGCTGATGCTGCTGCGGGACAAACTCAGTGGCTGCATTGGCTGCGGGTGTTTGTCGCTGGAGGCGTGCCCGCTGCGTAATCACGACGACGTGCTGGGTGAGCGCGGGCCTGGGGCACAACTCTTGGAGCCGTCCACATAATGGCGAGGTAAAACTCGATCAATGTGGGAGCGGGCTTGCTCGCGAAAGCGGGGTGTCAGTCGCCAGATGCAGTGGCTGACCCGCCGCCTTCGCGAGCAATCCCGCTCCCACATTTCGATCTCCATCGAGCTTAGAAACCCGGGGCTATCTGGCCCTTGTAGCGGGTCAGGATGAACTGGCGCACTTCATCGGAGTTCAACGCCTTGGCCAGTTTCTGGATGCCCGGGTCGTTGATGTTGTCCGGGCGCGCTACCAGGTACTCGACGTACAGGCTCTTGCCCTTCTCGACGATCAACGCGCTGTTGGTGTCGATCCCGGCTTCCAGGGCGTAGTTGGCGAACACGAACGCCAGGTCCACCTGGCTCATTGAACGCGCGAGCAACGCACCTTCCAGCTCACGAATTTTCAGGTGCTTGGGGTTCTCGACGATGTCCCGTGGGGTGGCCAGGGTGTTGCTCGGGTCCTTGAGCTTGATCAGG
Proteins encoded:
- a CDS encoding antibiotic biosynthesis monooxygenase, producing MQVSEKSLSFTQMVEFQIEPQQQSALVAALSSQSERLAQGHGGFINASVQVSDDGRRVLSCLQWRSREDGEAAFKCFEHGEEDFWTLIRAHQATAVTFGSFQVLRSIERSHDNALHCRLN
- the soxR gene encoding redox-sensitive transcriptional activator SoxR — translated: MVTKELTVGQLAARSGVAVTALHFYETKGLIKSNRNAGNQRRYPRDVLRRVVVIKIAQRLGIPLATIHEALQTLPDGRTPTAADWERLSALWREDLDQRIDKLMLLRDKLSGCIGCGCLSLEACPLRNHDDVLGERGPGAQLLEPST